One Baekduia alba genomic window, CGCGCGGTGGCGGTCCTGGGCGGCGGCACGATCGGGCTGATGCTCGCGCGGCTGCTGGTGCTCGACGGGCGCGACGTCGCGGTGATCGACCGCCATCCCGAGCGCCGCGCGCAGGCCGACGACCTCGGCGCCCGCGGCGTCGACGCACTCGAGCCGGGCGCGGTGGCGCTGGTCTTCGAGGCCGTCGGCCGCCCCGAGGCCTGGCACGCGGCGTTGCTGCTGGTCGCGCCCGGCGGCCGCGTCGTGATGGTCGGCGGCTGCCCCGGCGGCGACGTCGCGCTGCCCGCCGTCCGGATCCACTACGACGAGGTCGACGTCGTCGGCGCGTTCCACCATCGCCCCGCCGAGATCGACGAGGCGCTGCTGCTCCTCTCGACCGGCGCGGTCGACCACGCCGCCTTCGCCGGCCCCACGGTCGGCCTCGACGACCTCGCCGCCGCGCTGGTCGACCCGCCGTTCGGCGCCGAGGCCCGCAAGCTCGTCGTCGACCCGACGCGCTGAGCGCGCTAGTCGCCGAACAGCCTCACGACGCTCGTCATTCGGCTCGCGCCGAAGCCGGCGACGCGCAGCGCGACCGGCTGGCGTGAGCCGGCGGCGCCGACGCGCTCGGGCTCGCGTTCGCGGTACCACTCGATCGTGTCGACCAGCGGCTGCTCGTGGTGGCCGGGCGTCCAGCCGAGCTCGCGCTTGGCCTTCGTCGAGCGGTAGGCCCAGCGCAGCGACAGCGCGCGGATCTCCTCGACGGTCATCGCCGGGTGCCCGGGCGCGGCCTCGGCGACGCGCGCCAGCGCGAGCGCGGCGTGCAGCGGCAGCTTGACCGCCGGCGGCTCGACGCCGCTGAGCCGGCCGAGGTCGGCGAAGAGCCGGTCGTTGGTGAAGTTGCGCCCGCCCAGGATGTAGCGCTCGCCGACCATGCCGCGCTCCTCGGCCAGCAGGTGCCCGCGGGCGACGTCGGCGGCGCCGACGATGCACAGCGCGCCGTCGACGTAGACCGGGATCTCGCGACGCAGGAACCGGCGGACGAGCTCCGTCGAGGACCGGTGGACGTCGCCGCGCCCCAGCACGTGCGCGGGGTTGACGATCACGACCGGCAGGCCCTGCGCGCAGATCCGCAGCGCCTCGCGCTCGGCCTCGGCCTTCGCGTTGGCGTAGGACAACCCGGTGCGCGCCGCGTTGTAGACGTGCAGCTCGTCGGCCGTGGACCGGCCGTCGGCCGGCCCGATCGCGGCGGCGGCGCTCGTGTGGACGACGCGCTCGACGCCGGCGCGCATCGCTTCCTCCAGCGCGACGCGCGTACCGACGACGTTGCTGCGGTACAGGTCGTCCCAGCCGGCGCGCAGCATCGTCGCGTCCGACACGTGGAAGAACCGGTCGACGTCCTTCAGCGCGCGGCGCATGTCGCGCCGGTCGGTGGCGTCGGCGGCGACGACCTCGACGTCGAGGTCGGCGATCGCGTCCAGCGCGGCGTGCGCGGGGACGGTCACGCGCACGCGGTCGCCGCGGGCGACCAGCGCCCGCGCCACGTGAGAGCCGATCAGCCCCGCCGCGCCGGTGACGAGCGTCGTAGACATCGTGGCGCATCCTGGCAGCTAGGCTGGCCGCATGTCCCAGGTCGCCGTGGTCACCGACACCACGCATTACGCCCCGCGCGCGCTGCTGCAGGCGCACGACATCCGCGAGGTGTCGCTCTACGTCAACCTCGGCGACCACCACGAGCGCGAGTCGGCGATGCCCGACTTCGACGCGTTCTACCAGCGCCTGCGCGAGCTCGACCAGCTGCCGACGACCTCGCAGCCGTCGATCGGCGACTTCCTGGAGGTCTACGAGCCGCTCGCCGCCGCGGGCAAGGACATCGTCTCGGTCCACATCGCGGGCGGCATCTCCGGCACGCCGGAGACGGCGCGCCAGGCGGCGACCGAGATCGCGGTGAGGCACCCGGGCCGGCGCGTCGAGGTCATCGACTCGCGCACGGCGTGCGGCGGCATCGGCCTCTGCGCGCTGGCCGCCGCGGCCGCGGCGTCGACCGGCGCCGACCTCGACGCCGTCGTCGCGCGCACCAACGAGGCCGCCGACACGATGAAGATCTGGTTCGCGGTCGACACGCTCGAGTTCCTCAAGCGCGGCGGCCGGATCGGCACCGCGCAGGCCTGGCTCGGCGGCGCGCTGAAGATCAAGCCGATCCTGACCATCGATCGCGAGATCACGCCGGTCGAGCGTGTGCGCACGTCGAGCCGCGCCTTCGAGCGGATGGTGGACTACCTCAAGGCGCGCCACGAGGACGGCGCCGACGGCTGGGTGGTCCAGCACATCCAGGCTCCCGACGAGGCGGCCCGGCTGGTCGAGCGCGGGCGCGAGATCTTCGGCACCGAGCCGGTGTTCGTGTCCGAGATCGGGCCGGTGATCGGGACGCATGTCGGGCCGGGGCTGATCGGGGCGGGCGGGCTGCCGCGGCGGTTGATGGCAGAGCTGGGGGTCTGAGGGGGCCGAGCTGCGGGCGTGGTTGGTCTGCAGTGCGGCGCGTTGGTCGTGCTGCGGGGCGTGGCTCGTCCGTCATCAAGGGCGTGCGAGTGTCGTGGCGGCGCTCCGCGCGGTCGGTGTGGCTCGTCCTCGTGGCAGCGCCGGGGCGGAGTTCGGAGCCGAACCGCGGATGCGTCGAGGTCCGTGTCGACTGGTGGTCCGCATAGGGCCACAAGTCGACACGGATCCAAGATTCGATCAGCGACGAGCCACACCAGCAGCGGTGGCGCCGCCGCTCCTGCCTCACGCCCTTGATGAGGACACACCACGCCGCGCAGCACCAACGCAAACGCGCTGGGCGCCATGAGCGCCAGCGGCGCCCTAAGTCGCCGGCACGATCAACCCGGAGCCTCCGCCCTCGTCCCCCGGCGGCGGGCCCGCGCCCGGAGCCGGACCCGCCCCCGGCGGCCCGGTCGGCGGTGGAGTGCCCGGGTCGATGATCGCGGCCGCGCGGGTCTCCTGCCGCCAGTCCCACCACTCCTTGACGAGGATCTGGATCGAGGCCGCGAGGGGGATCGCGACGATCGCGCCCAAGACCCCCAACAACGTCGAGCCGAAGAGCACGGCCACCAGGACGACGAACGGCTGCACCTGCACGGTGCGCTTCTGGACCTGCGGCTGGATGACGTTGTTCTCGATCTGCTGGTAGATGACCGCCCAGATCGCCCAGATGATGGTGTCGGTCGGGAAGTCGTTGAACAACGTCACCAACCCGATGACGATCGCGGCGACCGTCGCGCCGACCAGCGGGATCAGCGAGGCGAGGCCCGCGAGCACAGCCAGCGGCGCCGCGAACGGCACGCCGAGCAGCTCCATCACGATGAACGACTGCACGCCGGCGATCAGCGCGATCGTCAGCGCGCCCTGGACATAGCCGCCGACCGCGGCCGACGTCGAGTCCAGGATGCGGCGCATCCGTTCTCGCTCGGCCTCGGGTCTGAGACGTAGCGCCGCGTCGGTCCAGTCCTTGCCGCGGGCGACGATGAACACCGACAAGATGAGGATGTTGACCAGCGCGAAGACCGAGTTGACGAGGCCGAGGCCGATGTCGCTCAGCACCTTCGCGGCGTCGCCGACCTTGCCCGGAAGCTGATTGGCCTGCTTCTGCAGCTGGCCGGTCAGGTCGTACTTGTCGTCCAGCTTGCGCAGCTTCTCGTTCTTGTTGACGTAGTCCTGGACGTCGTTGGCGTAGTTGGGCAGGTCCTCGGCGAGGTTCGTGCCCTGCGTGACCAGCGGCGGGACCACGAGCGCGGTCAGCCCGACCGGCACGAGGATCAGCGCGAGGTAGACGATCGCGATCGCGAACCCACGCCGCATGTGCCGGTCGAGGCGGTTGACCGGCGCCGACAGCGCGATCGCGATGAACGTCGCGGTCAGCACCCAGCCGATCGGCTTGCGCAGCAGGTAGATCAGGTACAGCGTCAGGACCGCCGTGACGATGATCGCCACGACGCGCACGACGGTGCGGGCAGGGATGTCGGCGGCGCGCGACGGCAAGGACCCCGAACCGTAGGCCGAGGACCGGACGGCGCCGGGGCGCCGCCCGTCGCGCCGCCGCTACCAGCGCTTCTTCTTGCGCTTCATGAGCCCGCCGATGGCGGCGATGCCGCCGCCGATGACGAACCCGGCCACGGCCGCGCCGATGAGCACCTGCTGCTGGTGCTCGCGGATCTGCTTGCGCCAGTCGGTGACCTCGGCGACCTCTCCGCGCAGCCGCTCGAGCGACACGGCCAGCTCGGCGCGGTTGCTCTCGATCGACGCCCGGATTTCCTCAGGAGAACGCTGGGGCATCAGTTGACCTCGGTGAGGAATTCCGCGATTTCCTCAGGAGAACGCTGGGGCATCAGTTGACCTCGGTGAGGAATTCCGCGATTTCCTCAGGAGAACGCTGGGGCATCAGTTGACCTCGGTGAGGAATTCCGCGATTTCCTCAGGAGAACGCTGGGGCATCTAGATCGTCGTCTCCGGGTGGTCGGCCGAAACCGTGTCCTTGATCAGCTTGGCCTCCTCGATGGCCATCGTCGGCGCCGGCGGCGAGCCGGCCTTCAGGGCGCGGAACGCGATGTAGCCGGCGAGCGCGGCGAGGAGGAGCAGCACGGCCGCGACCGTGAAGAACCCCCAGAACGGCTGGCCGTCCGGGAACGGGATCGCCCAGTACGCGAGGTACGCGAACCCGAACAGGATCATGATCAGCGCGCCCAGGACGAAGCTGCCGGCGGCCGCGGCGACGGCCGCGCCCTTGCCGAGCTTGGCGACCTTCTGCGTGACCTCGACCTTGGCGAGCTCGATCTCCTCGCGAACCAGGAGCTGGGCCTTCTCGCTGACCTCCTGGATCGCCTGGGCGATGCTCGCCGGCTGCTGCTGATCGCTCACGAGTGCTTCCTCCGGGCCAGGCCCTTCAGGAGCAGCGCGACGACCAGGCCGCCGCCGAACGCCGCGCCCACGAGCTTCTCGGGATTCGGGTCCACGACGGGGTCGCCCGCGCCGCCGAGCATGGCGCTGCCGGCCGGGGCGCCGTAGGACGCCTCGGCGCTGCCGACGGTCGGCGTCGGCTGCGGCCCCGGATCCGGGGCCGGCACGGCGACGGGCGCGTCGGGCGCCTGCACGGCCGCGTCGACGGCCTCGGGCCCCGCGGTCGCCGGGTCATGCGGGTCCTCGCCGGACATCACTCCGGCGGATCCTCGTCGAAGATCCGGCGGAAGGCCACGGCCGCGGCGCGCGAGGCGGCGATCGACGCGATGGCGCCGAAGGCCGCCAGGAGGCCCGACCAGGCGAGGCGCTTGACGATGTCGTTCTGCTGCATCGGGGCTCAACCCTACCCGGCCGGCCCGCCGCCTACCGATCGAGGCCCGAGCAGATCGTCTCGACGATCAGCCGCTTGGCCTCGTCGAAGCCGCCCGCCGACTGCGGGAGCGAGTCGAAGATCCAGCCCGTGAGCACCTGCTCGATCGCGCCGTAGAAGGCCATCGCCGCGAACTGCGGGGAGATGTCGGAGCGGAACTCGCCCGCCGCCTGCGCCTTCTCGACGACGGCGCCGATCAAGTCATAGGCCTCGGTGATCTTGGCGAGGTGCGTCTGCCCGAAGGAGTTCGCCGCCCGCGTGACCTCGACGATGATGACCTTCATCAGGTCGGGGTCGTGGCGGTAGGAGTCGATGATGAAGCCGGCGATCGCCTCGAGCTTCTTGCGCGCCAGGATGTCCTGCCCGTCGACCTCGCGGATCGCGTCGAGCATGACGTTCCAGCGCTCCAGGAACAGGGTGTCGAGCACCTCGTCCTTGGAGCGGAAGTAGTGGTACACCAACCCGTAGGCGACGCCCGCCTCGTCGGCGATGTCGCTCACGCGGCACGTGTGGAAGCCCTGGCGGGCGAAGACGCGGACGGCCGCGTCGAGGATGAGCCGGCGCTTCTCGGCGGCGGCCGCGGCGGATCTGGCGGTCGCCATCAGCGAACCTCTCGGGAGGGGCGAGCCACTATCCGTAGACCTCCGGTCGGCGATTGGCGAGCGACGGCAGGTCCGTGCGCACGCGCTCCAGCTTGGCGAGATCCAGCTCGGCGACCACGTGCGTCTCGACGTCCGGCGCCTGGGCCAGGACGATCCCCCACGGGTCGACGATCATCGAGCGCCCGCCGGTGCGCAGCCCCGGCGCGTGCCGGCCGACCTGGTTGGCGGCGACGACGAAGGACTGGTTCTCGATCGCGCGCGCCCGCAGCAGGACCTCCCAGTGGTCGCGCGTCGTGGGCTCGGTGAACGCGGAGGGCACGGTCAGCACGCGCGCGCCGTCGACCGCGAGCCGGCGGTACAGCTCCGGGAAGCGCAGGTCGTAGCAGATGGTCAGGCCCAGGCCGGTGCCGTCGGCGAGCGCACTCAGGACGATCTCGTCGCCCGGCGCCTCGCCGTCGGACTCGCGGTAGTCGCGGCCGCCGACGACGACGTCGAACATATGGAGCTTGCGGTAGACCGCGCGGTCGGCCCCGTCGGGGCCGACGTGGACCGACGTGTTGAAGCCGCGCCCGCGCGGGTCGCTGACCCCGCTCCCGCCCGCCCGCTCGCCGATCGAGCCGGCGACCAGGTCGATCGCCAGCTCGCGGGCGATCGCGCGAGCCCAGGTCAGCGCCGGGCCGTCGAGCGCCTCGGCACCGGCGCGCTGGTCCTCGGGCGTGCCGTAGGCCGACCACTTCTCGGGCAGGACGACGAGCGACGCGCCGTCGCGCACGGCGGCGCGCACGAGACGGTCGGCCGTCTCGAGGTTCGTAGCCTTGTCGGCGGTCGCGGTGAGTTGGACAGCGGCGGCGCGCACGGAACGTCACGGGTGGTGGGTGGTTCACATGGCGATTGACTGGTCAGTCAACCGCTGTCTGGGAGCATACCCCGCCGTGTCCACCCTGCAGTCGCTCCCCGCCCGCGACCGCCCGTCCGGGCTGCCGGTGCCGCCCGCGCGGATGGCGCTGATCCGGGATCGGCGGCCGCTGAAGCGCTGGCGCTACCTCGGCCTGTACGGGGACGACATCATGGTCTGCGCGGCGGACGTCCGCATCGCCGGGCTGCCGCAGGCCTTCTGGGCGACGTGGGACCGGACCGACCTGCGCGAGAAGACCGTCTTCCGGCCGGGCGGCGTGACGCTCGGCGACGCCCACGCCCGGTTCGGCCCCGCGGACCTCACCCTCCAGCCCGATGGCGACGCGATGGCCGTCACCTCCCGCCACGGCGACTCCTACATCTGGACGCGCAAGCAGCCCGTCCGCGCGACCGGCACGATCGCCGGCCGGGCGGTCGACCTCCGCGGCCTGGTCGACGACTCCGCCGGCTACCACGCGCGCCGCACCGACTGGCGCTGGTGCGCCGGCGTCGGCGAGACGCCGGACGGCACGCCGTTGGCCTTCAACATCGTCGCGGGCGTCCACGACGCGCCGGTCGGCAGCGAGCGCACGCTCTGGGTCGGCGGCGCCGCGCGTGAGCTCCCGCCCGCGATGTTCGCGGACGACCTCTCGGCCGTGACCTTCGGCGACGACGGGCTGTTGGTGTTCTCCGAAGAGGCGCGCCGCGCCCGGTCCGACGACTTCAAGATCATGGCCTCCGACTACGTCCAGCCCTTCGGCACGTTCTCCGGCACCCTGCCGGGCGACGTGCCCGTGGCGCGCGGCTGGGGCGTGATGGAGCGCCACAGCGTTCGTTGGTGACCCGCCTCCGCCCCGCGCTGCACCGCTGGGCCGGCGACCCGCCGCACGCGTTCTGGTCGATCTTCGCCGGCACGTTGATCAACCGCGTCGGGACGTTCGTCGAGCCGTTCCTGGCGCTGTACCTGACGTCGTCGCGGGACCTCTCCCCCGCGCGCGCCGGCACGTCTACGCCACGATGTTCACGATCATGCCGCCGGCGATGAAGGCCGACGGCCTCAGCGCCGCGGCGGTCGGCCTCGCCTCCGCCGTCGCGATGCTCGGGCTTGGCCCGGCGATCCAGGCCCCCGCGCAGACGCGCATCGGCAGGCCGGCGCCGTCGCGGTCTAGTGTGCAACCCATGTCGTTGCCCTACTCCTCCGCACTCGCCGAAGCGCTCGCCCCGGGCCTCCTGGAGCGCTTCGAGCGCTACGTCCGCATCGAGTCCACCGCCGGCCGCCACCGCACGCAGAGCCCGAGCACGCCCGGCCAGCTGGAGCTGGGCCGGCTGCTCGTCGACGAGCTGAAGGCCGCGGGCGTCGAGGACGCGTCGGTCGACGACAACGGCTACGTCGTCGCGACGCTGCCGGCGACCGTCGAGGACGCCCCGGTCATCGGGCTGATCGCGCACGTCGACACCAGCCCGGACGCGCCGGGCGCCGGCGTCGAGCCGATCGTGCACCGCGACTACGACGGCTCGGTCATCGCGCTGCCGCGCGGCGGGACCGTCCTGGATCCGGCGAGCGTGTCGGCGCTGGGCGACAAGGTCGGCCACGACGTCATCACCTCGTCGGGCGACACCCTGCTCGGCGCCGACGACAAGGCCGGCGTCGCCGAGATCGTCACCGCGGTCGCCTACCTCGCCCAGCATCCCGAGCTGCCCCGCCCGACGTTGCGCGTCTGCTTCACGCCCGACGAGGAGATCGGCGAGGGCGCGACGCTGTTCGACGTCGAGGCCTTCGGCGCCTACGGCGCCTACACGCTGGACGGCAGCGAGCTCGGCGAGCTGCAGGAGGAGACGTTCACCGCCGCCGAGGTCAAGCTGACGATCCACGGCGTCGACATCCACCCGGGCTTCGCCAAGGACATCCTCGTCAACGCGGCCCGGCTGGCCGCGCAGGTCGTCGCCGCGCTGCCGTCCGACCGCCTCACGCCCGAGACGACCGACGGCCGCGACGGCTACATCCACCCCTACGAGCTCGGCGGCGACGCGCAGGTCGCGACCGTCACGGCGCTCGTCCGCGACTTCGACGACGACCTGCTGCAGAGCCACATCGACCTGATCCGCACGACCGCCGAGGAGGTCGTCGGCGCGCAGCCCCGCGCGCGGCTCGAGGTCGACGTCCATCACCAGTACCCCAACATGAAGGCGCACCTCGCGCCGTTCCCGGAGGTCGTGGCGGCCGCCGAGCGCGCGATCGCCGCCGAGGGCCTGGAGGCCAAGCGCACCGTCATCCGCGGCGGCACCGACGGCTCGCGCCTGAGCGCGATGGGCCTGCCGACCCCGAACATCTTCACCGGCGGACACGAGTTCCACTCGGTGCGCGAGTGGGCGTCGCTGCACGACATGGCGTCGGCGGCGGCCGTGATCGTCCACCTGGCCGAGGCGTGGACGCAGGACGACCTGCGGCGCGCGGCTACGCGGGAAGCCGCGGCGTAGGCGGAGGGCTGGCGGCAGCGCCGTCGTCATCCCTGCGGCGGCGCTTCATCTCATACAACTTGCTATCGGCCGTCGCCAGCGCGCTGTCCAGCGTCGCGCCGCGCGGCCACGCCGCGGTGCCCGCCGACCACGTCATGGCATGCGCCGCACGCAGGCGCTCGACGAGGTGCTCGGCGCCGTCCTCGGACGTCGCGGGCAGCAGCAGCGCGAACTCGTCGCCGCCGTGGCGGGCCAGGATGTCGGCGGGGCGCAGTGCGTCCTGCCACGCATGCGCGAGCTCGCCGAGCAGACGGTCGCCGGCCGCGTGGCCGTCGCGGTCGTTGATGGCCTTGAAGTCGTCGAGGTCGATCAGGACGACCGCGAGGTCGGCGCCGGTGCGCGCGGCCAGCTCGTGCTCGCGCTCGGCGGCGGTGATGAACGCGCGCCGGTTGAGCAGGCCGGTCAGGTGGTCGGTCTCGGCCTGGCGGCGCACGCG contains:
- a CDS encoding NAD-dependent epimerase/dehydratase family protein gives rise to the protein MSTTLVTGAAGLIGSHVARALVARGDRVRVTVPAHAALDAIADLDVEVVAADATDRRDMRRALKDVDRFFHVSDATMLRAGWDDLYRSNVVGTRVALEEAMRAGVERVVHTSAAAAIGPADGRSTADELHVYNAARTGLSYANAKAEAEREALRICAQGLPVVIVNPAHVLGRGDVHRSSTELVRRFLRREIPVYVDGALCIVGAADVARGHLLAEERGMVGERYILGGRNFTNDRLFADLGRLSGVEPPAVKLPLHAALALARVAEAAPGHPAMTVEEIRALSLRWAYRSTKAKRELGWTPGHHEQPLVDTIEWYREREPERVGAAGSRQPVALRVAGFGASRMTSVVRLFGD
- a CDS encoding phage holin family protein gives rise to the protein MSDQQQPASIAQAIQEVSEKAQLLVREEIELAKVEVTQKVAKLGKGAAVAAAAGSFVLGALIMILFGFAYLAYWAIPFPDGQPFWGFFTVAAVLLLLAALAGYIAFRALKAGSPPAPTMAIEEAKLIKDTVSADHPETTI
- a CDS encoding DUF2804 domain-containing protein, giving the protein MSTLQSLPARDRPSGLPVPPARMALIRDRRPLKRWRYLGLYGDDIMVCAADVRIAGLPQAFWATWDRTDLREKTVFRPGGVTLGDAHARFGPADLTLQPDGDAMAVTSRHGDSYIWTRKQPVRATGTIAGRAVDLRGLVDDSAGYHARRTDWRWCAGVGETPDGTPLAFNIVAGVHDAPVGSERTLWVGGAARELPPAMFADDLSAVTFGDDGLLVFSEEARRARSDDFKIMASDYVQPFGTFSGTLPGDVPVARGWGVMERHSVRW
- a CDS encoding DegV family protein, with the protein product MSQVAVVTDTTHYAPRALLQAHDIREVSLYVNLGDHHERESAMPDFDAFYQRLRELDQLPTTSQPSIGDFLEVYEPLAAAGKDIVSVHIAGGISGTPETARQAATEIAVRHPGRRVEVIDSRTACGGIGLCALAAAAAASTGADLDAVVARTNEAADTMKIWFAVDTLEFLKRGGRIGTAQAWLGGALKIKPILTIDREITPVERVRTSSRAFERMVDYLKARHEDGADGWVVQHIQAPDEAARLVERGREIFGTEPVFVSEIGPVIGTHVGPGLIGAGGLPRRLMAELGV
- the pepT gene encoding peptidase T; its protein translation is MPPAMKADGLSAAAVGLASAVAMLGLGPAIQAPAQTRIGRPAPSRSSVQPMSLPYSSALAEALAPGLLERFERYVRIESTAGRHRTQSPSTPGQLELGRLLVDELKAAGVEDASVDDNGYVVATLPATVEDAPVIGLIAHVDTSPDAPGAGVEPIVHRDYDGSVIALPRGGTVLDPASVSALGDKVGHDVITSSGDTLLGADDKAGVAEIVTAVAYLAQHPELPRPTLRVCFTPDEEIGEGATLFDVEAFGAYGAYTLDGSELGELQEETFTAAEVKLTIHGVDIHPGFAKDILVNAARLAAQVVAALPSDRLTPETTDGRDGYIHPYELGGDAQVATVTALVRDFDDDLLQSHIDLIRTTAEEVVGAQPRARLEVDVHHQYPNMKAHLAPFPEVVAAAERAIAAEGLEAKRTVIRGGTDGSRLSAMGLPTPNIFTGGHEFHSVREWASLHDMASAAAVIVHLAEAWTQDDLRRAATREAAA
- a CDS encoding TetR/AcrR family transcriptional regulator — protein: MATARSAAAAAEKRRLILDAAVRVFARQGFHTCRVSDIADEAGVAYGLVYHYFRSKDEVLDTLFLERWNVMLDAIREVDGQDILARKKLEAIAGFIIDSYRHDPDLMKVIIVEVTRAANSFGQTHLAKITEAYDLIGAVVEKAQAAGEFRSDISPQFAAMAFYGAIEQVLTGWIFDSLPQSAGGFDEAKRLIVETICSGLDR
- a CDS encoding zinc-dependent alcohol dehydrogenase, with the protein product MRAARLHGPDDVRVEDVPEPVGEVVVTVRAATTCGTDLKMLRHGHPTLAAYPAPFGHETAGERIDTGERVLVGDSVPCGTCPPCRAGRTHLCRAMTWVYGGFAERIAAPAAALHSIPGALPFSAAAMAEPLAACVHAVGRGTSERAVAVLGGGTIGLMLARLLVLDGRDVAVIDRHPERRAQADDLGARGVDALEPGAVALVFEAVGRPEAWHAALLLVAPGGRVVMVGGCPGGDVALPAVRIHYDEVDVVGAFHHRPAEIDEALLLLSTGAVDHAAFAGPTVGLDDLAAALVDPPFGAEARKLVVDPTR
- a CDS encoding GGDEF domain-containing protein; its protein translation is MRTPRRAAAAPPEVRSLALLTLVAAAACSFSAAFPVAPGRPVTLLVVLTWVGVVIAAGLFVAGPRATHDVLAVTVAAVIVITSVLVGASSTTGGAMLAGYAYVWITVYSGLFLSYNATRAHAALITVGFGAGLLATGLDEVLTGWLLVSATVWASGMALSRLSERVRRQAETDHLTGLLNRRAFITAAEREHELAARTGADLAVVLIDLDDFKAINDRDGHAAGDRLLGELAHAWQDALRPADILARHGGDEFALLLPATSEDGAEHLVERLRAAHAMTWSAGTAAWPRGATLDSALATADSKLYEMKRRRRDDDGAAASPPPTPRLPA
- a CDS encoding AI-2E family transporter yields the protein MPSRAADIPARTVVRVVAIIVTAVLTLYLIYLLRKPIGWVLTATFIAIALSAPVNRLDRHMRRGFAIAIVYLALILVPVGLTALVVPPLVTQGTNLAEDLPNYANDVQDYVNKNEKLRKLDDKYDLTGQLQKQANQLPGKVGDAAKVLSDIGLGLVNSVFALVNILILSVFIVARGKDWTDAALRLRPEAERERMRRILDSTSAAVGGYVQGALTIALIAGVQSFIVMELLGVPFAAPLAVLAGLASLIPLVGATVAAIVIGLVTLFNDFPTDTIIWAIWAVIYQQIENNVIQPQVQKRTVQVQPFVVLVAVLFGSTLLGVLGAIVAIPLAASIQILVKEWWDWRQETRAAAIIDPGTPPPTGPPGAGPAPGAGPPPGDEGGGSGLIVPAT
- a CDS encoding carbon-nitrogen hydrolase family protein; this encodes MRAAAVQLTATADKATNLETADRLVRAAVRDGASLVVLPEKWSAYGTPEDQRAGAEALDGPALTWARAIARELAIDLVAGSIGERAGGSGVSDPRGRGFNTSVHVGPDGADRAVYRKLHMFDVVVGGRDYRESDGEAPGDEIVLSALADGTGLGLTICYDLRFPELYRRLAVDGARVLTVPSAFTEPTTRDHWEVLLRARAIENQSFVVAANQVGRHAPGLRTGGRSMIVDPWGIVLAQAPDVETHVVAELDLAKLERVRTDLPSLANRRPEVYG